TGAGGCTTGCCATTGCACCTAAGATAAAGACGCTTAAGAATTTATGTTTAAGACTAAATTTCCACAGACACTCTAAACGATCACCTTTCATTTTACACTTCCTCAGCTTTACCTCGAACTTTAACTCTGAGAACACGTCTTGGAGTTGCTTCTAGAATTTCAAACTCAACACCACTTGAGTGTTGAATGATTTCTTTGTAATCGGGAACACGACCAGCTAAATAAATCACCAGTCCTCCAACAGTATCAAGATCTTCTTCTCTTTCTTCAGTGGTTAAAAAAGAACCAAATTGCTCTTCAAATTCATCAAGATGCAATCGTGCATCAACCACTAAAGTTCCGTCTTGAAGCTTCACAACGTGAGGAGTATTTTCGGCAAGTTCATCTTCTTCACCTTCACCAATAATCTCACGGGTGATATCCGCTACAGTAATTAGTCCATCAATTCCGCCATGTTCATCTACTACAAGAGAAATGGGGATGCCACTTACGCGCATATGCATAAACAAATCAAAAAGACGCATAGAATTTGGAACATATAGAATTTCTTGCGTAAGGCTTCTGAGGTCGTAAGTCTTTTCATAAATTGACTTTACAACGTCTGTCATTGAAACAAACCCCATAGCATCATCTAAAGCTTTTGTGTAAACGGGATAAAAGCGAAAAGGCTTTTGAGCAATAATTTTGATTGTTTCTTCTTCATTGGTTGAGACAGAAAGTGCAATAATATCTACTCTAGGGACCATACAATCAGCCACAGTCATAGTTTTAACTTCTCGCAGAATATTTAAAAAATTTCTTTCTGCATCGCTTAAAGAAAGCTCTTTTTCGACACTTTCCTCAGGCTTAATTGCGTGCACCTCAGCTGCAATATTCTTTGGATTCAAGCTTTTTAGAAATTTCTGAATTTTTTTTATCATATGGTGACCTCCCCACGGCACTCATAAGGATTTTTTATACTGAATTTTTTTAAAATATCAATTTCAAGGTTTTCCATATTTTCTGCGTCTTCTCTATCTTCATGGTCATATCCCAAAAGATGGAGAACTCCGTGCACCAATAAATGACTTAGATGATCCAGTATGTTTTTGTTCTGCTCTAGAGCCTCTTGCTGAATAACACCATAACTTAAAACAACATCTCCTAAAAAAAATGGTTCTTTAGAATTTTTAAGATCGCCTGCTTTCAAGGGTCGATTAAGCACCCCAAAAGATAAAACATTTGTTGGATGATCTTTATGACGGTAATCTTTATTAAGACGCTGAACATTAACATTATTAGTAAGATACACGCTTACTTCAACATTTTTTAACCAAGGCACTACTTGTTCTAACACACATCGAATGCGTGATTGAATAATAGCTTCATAATCATTAATAACCACTGACCATTTTTCATCGTCACAGGCAATATCTATTACTATATTTTCATTCTGTTGATTTGATGAGTTCATTTACTTTTCTTTTGAGATCGATGAGGGTCGGCACTCTCATATTTTTCATACGCTTCAATAATTCTTGTAACTACATGATGTCTAACCACGTCACCCTTATCAAAATATTGAAAGCCAATTGAGGGAACATCAGCTAAAACATGCAATGCTTCTTTCAGTCCTGAGTCAACTCCAACTGGCAGATCTATCTGAGTTAAATCTCCAGTTACAACCATTCTTGAATCTTCCCCAAGACGAGTTAAAAACATCTTCATCTGTGCATGGGTCGTGTTTTGAGCTTCGTCCAAAATAACAAAGGCTTTGGATAATGTGCGCCCCCTCATAAAAGCAAGAGGAGCTACTTCAATTTCACCACTTGCAAATCTTTTTTGTACTTGTTCTGAAGGAATCATATCAAAAAGAGCATCGTAAAGAGGGCGTAAATAAGGATCGACTTTTTCACGTATGTCGCCAGGCAAAAAACCTAATCTTTCTCCTGCTTCAACAGCAGGGCGTGAGAGTATGATGCGATTCACCTTACCTGCAAATAACATAGATACTGCTGTTGCTACCGCTAAATAAGTTTTTCCTGTTCCAGCTGGCCCCAAAGCAAATACTAAATCTTTTGAATGCAACATATGGATGTAATCAGCTTGATGAGAAGTACGAGGAGAAACAACTCGACGACGTGTTGGAATAGCTACTTCAACGCTATTATAACCGTTACTTCTATCATCATTTTTTAAAACTGTAGAGGTTGCCATACGCAAAGCTGCATCAACTTCAGCCAAGCCTATCGTATTCCCTTTTTTTAATCTTTCGTAAAGACTGCTTAAAGCAGTAGAAGCTGCAGCTGTATCTTTTACTGATCCACTCATGAGGAAACGATTTCCTCTTACAGCAATAGAAACATGCAAAGTGTTTTCTATATGTCTTAAAAAACGATCTCGATCCCCAAAGAGCTGAGAAAGCAATCTATTATCATCGAATTCTAACTCTATTGAGCTCTCTC
The sequence above is drawn from the Candidatus Nucleicultrix amoebiphila FS5 genome and encodes:
- a CDS encoding transporter associated domain-containing protein — encoded protein: MIKKIQKFLKSLNPKNIAAEVHAIKPEESVEKELSLSDAERNFLNILREVKTMTVADCMVPRVDIIALSVSTNEEETIKIIAQKPFRFYPVYTKALDDAMGFVSMTDVVKSIYEKTYDLRSLTQEILYVPNSMRLFDLFMHMRVSGIPISLVVDEHGGIDGLITVADITREIIGEGEEDELAENTPHVVKLQDGTLVVDARLHLDEFEEQFGSFLTTEEREEDLDTVGGLVIYLAGRVPDYKEIIQHSSGVEFEILEATPRRVLRVKVRGKAEEV
- the ybeY gene encoding rRNA maturation RNase YbeY, which encodes MNSSNQQNENIVIDIACDDEKWSVVINDYEAIIQSRIRCVLEQVVPWLKNVEVSVYLTNNVNVQRLNKDYRHKDHPTNVLSFGVLNRPLKAGDLKNSKEPFFLGDVVLSYGVIQQEALEQNKNILDHLSHLLVHGVLHLLGYDHEDREDAENMENLEIDILKKFSIKNPYECRGEVTI
- a CDS encoding PhoH family protein, whose protein sequence is MGDKGESSIELEFDDNRLLSQLFGDRDRFLRHIENTLHVSIAVRGNRFLMSGSVKDTAAASTALSSLYERLKKGNTIGLAEVDAALRMATSTVLKNDDRSNGYNSVEVAIPTRRRVVSPRTSHQADYIHMLHSKDLVFALGPAGTGKTYLAVATAVSMLFAGKVNRIILSRPAVEAGERLGFLPGDIREKVDPYLRPLYDALFDMIPSEQVQKRFASGEIEVAPLAFMRGRTLSKAFVILDEAQNTTHAQMKMFLTRLGEDSRMVVTGDLTQIDLPVGVDSGLKEALHVLADVPSIGFQYFDKGDVVRHHVVTRIIEAYEKYESADPHRSQKKSK